The following coding sequences lie in one Apium graveolens cultivar Ventura chromosome 3, ASM990537v1, whole genome shotgun sequence genomic window:
- the LOC141715034 gene encoding chaperone protein dnaJ 11, chloroplastic, producing MAGTLAVPSTTFLHFSGDTRFPPIGKFMPNSTTSHRRFRTTALQAVADPTPCISEIKRPASLYEILGLSKNASSVEIKSAYRSLAKLYHPDSSESSDGGDFIRIHKAYSTLSDPSARALYDLSLRAAAKMRERRRYEYAAAAAPASYRKGYYTTRRWETDQCW from the coding sequence ATGGCCGGAACCCTAGCCGTTCCTTCTACTACATTTCTCCATTTCTCCGGCGACACTCGTTTCCCTCCCATCGGAAAATTTATGCCAAACTCTACAACCTCACACCGAAGATTTCGCACGACGGCGCTTCAAGCCGTCGCCGATCCAACGCCGTGTATTTCAGAGATTAAAAGACCGGCGAGTCTCTACGAGATTCTCGGACTCAGCAAAAACGCGTCATCGGTGGAAATCAAGTCGGCGTATCGGAGCTTAGCGAAGCTGTATCATCCGGACTCGTCGGAATCATCGGACGGCGGAGATTTTATTAGAATTCACAAGGCGTATTCGACGCTTTCTGATCCGTCGGCGAGAGCGCTTTACGATCTGTCGTTGCGTGCGGCGGCGAAGATGAGAGAGCGGAGACGGTATGAATACGCGGCGGCGGCGGCGCCGGCTAGTTATCGGAAAGGATATTATACGACGAGACGGTGGGAAACAGATCAGTGCTGGTAG
- the LOC141715036 gene encoding uncharacterized protein LOC141715036 encodes MSIVSWNCHGFGTPWALQFLKEVVLQKKPSYVFLCETLCRKGIVERVRSSLGFEGTIVVEAIGHSGGIALLWRNKDAVSLCSFSKNHIDGIVTPPEGVKYRLTGRDKRGGRPYPNRLLQGFQEVLNDCDLVDMNPCGYQYTWERGFGTSNHIEVRLDRALVSPDFLNLFKDAKLTNLEVSTFDHCPILLEPQVCNIFFRDRPFRFENAWLREPMCYQLVEDAWSNNVGSFYNKLSFVSEILSAWGKEITGNFKGRISKSKRILQALKGRRDDHSVKVVPGGEEEAVRNLRSARGLLATAVKTVMAS; translated from the exons ATGAGTATTGTAAGTTGGAATTGCCATGGGTTTGGGACCCCGTGGGCGTTACAATTCCTAAAGGAGGTTGTGCTCCAAAAGAAGCCCAGTTATGTTTTTTTATGTGAAACGCTTTGCAGAAAAGGAATAGTGGAAAGAGTAAGATCATCTTTAGGTTTTGAAGGGACGATTGTAGTGGAAGCCATAGGTCACAGTGGTGGTATTGCTTTATTATGGCGTAATAAGGATGCAGTTAGTTTGTGTTCGTTTAGTAAAAATCATATTGACGGGATTGTCACTCCTCCAGAAGGTGTAAAGTATAGACTCACAGGG AGGGATAAAAGAGGTGGTAGGCCATACCCTAATCGGTTGTTACAGGGGTTCCAAGAGGTTCTTAATGACTGTGATCTGGTAGATATGAATCCGTGTGGGTATCAGTATACTTGGGAGCGTGGTTTTGGTACGAGTAATCATATTGAGGTACGTCTTGATCGGGCACTTGTCAGTCCTGATTTTTTGAACTTGTTTAAGGATGCTAAGCTCACTAATTTGGAAGTGTCAACTTTCGATCATTGTCCGATTTTGCTGGAACCACAAGTGTGTAATATATTCTTCCGTGATAGACCGTTTCGTTTTGAAAATGCCTGGCTCAGGGAGCCTATGTGCTATCAATTAGTTGAGGATGCTTGGAGTAATAATGTGGGTTCTTTTTATAATAAGTTGTCTTTTGTTTCTGAGATATTATCAGCTTGGGGTAAGGAAATCACGGGCAATTTCAAGGGGCGTATTAGTAAAAGTAAGAGGATTTTACAGGCGTTGAAAGGTCGAAGGGATGATCATTCAGTAAAAGTGGTTCCAGGAGGAGAAGAAGAAGCTGTCAGAAATTTACGCTCAGCAAGAGGTCTTTTGGCAACAGCGGTCAAAACAGTTATGGCTTCGTGA